The Gossypium hirsutum isolate 1008001.06 chromosome A13, Gossypium_hirsutum_v2.1, whole genome shotgun sequence nucleotide sequence GAGGATCGAAATGTCCCTGTCATTCCCATTGTTGGAATTGGGGGTTTAGGAAAAACCACGCTCGCGCAATTGGTATATAATGACGACCGAGTTACTAGCTTTTTTCCTTTGAAGATATGGATCTATGTTTCTGAGGAATTTGATCTTTCTAGATTGCTCAATCTGATTATTCAGTCTGTAAATGGAGTAAAATGTGATGATTTTAACACTTGAAGTCTTGCAAGCTCGTTTGAGAAGCCTTTTGAATGATAAGAAGTTCTTGCTCGTCCTGGATGATGTGTGGAATGAAAATCAAGCAAAATGGGTTGGCTTAAGAAATTTGTTGAGATCGACTGATGGATTTTCTCCAAGCAAAATTATTGTTACCACTCGGAGTTTGAACGTGGCCTCGATAATGAGTTCAATTCCCCCTTATATATTGAAAGGTCTCCCTCTTGAAGACTGTTTGACCTTATTTACAAAATGGGCTTTTAATGATGGTGATCAGACACATTATTCAAATCTCATTAGAATCGGCGAGGAGATTGTGAAAAAATGCAAAGGGGTTCCTTTGGCAGTAAGAACATTGGGAAGCCTACTGTTTCAGAAAACGGATGAATCTGATTGGATCTATATAAGAGATCAGACTGAAATATGGAGACTTGAGCAacatgaaaatgatattttaccTGTGTTGAAGCTAAGTTACAATCATTTGCCATCTCATTTGCAGCGATGTCTTGCTTTTTTGTCCTTGTACAGAAAGGATGAGATGTATTATAGTGACAAAGTCATCCGTCTTTGGATGGCTAATGGACTCCTTGAGCATCCAAAGCAAAATCAAGAGTGGGAGGATGTTGGCAAACGACATTTGAATGAATTACTGTCAAGGTGCCTCATCCAAAAGGAGAGGGATTTTGGCTTGTATTTTACCTTCAAAATGCATGATCTGGTACATGATCTTGCATTAGATGTGTCTCAAAAAGAGTGTAAAATAGTGAATTCTGAAACAGAAACGGTTGATGAAAATGTTCGACATTTATTATTATGTGATGATAAGTTGGTTAAAGTTCCACATGTTTTGGAGGAAATGAAAAATGTTCGAACAATAATCATCCATGATGTTTTAGTGGAATCAAAGACTTTTCATGAATCAGTTATAAATCTGTGTGTCTCCAATTTCAAGTATCTACGAGCATTAGAATTATGGGGTTCACCATCGACGGCTTTACCGAATTCCATTGGTACTTTAAAGCACTTACGAGACCTTGACTTGGGCGGATGTAGGAGTATACGTGAACTCCCGAGGTCTTTTGATAAGCTTCGCAGCTTGCAATCGTTAAATTTGGGATATACTGGTTTGCAGCAGTTGCCTGACTGTGTGCAAAGGTTGATTGAACTTAGACATCTAGTAATAACCATTAAAGCTACGCATTTGAAAGAAATACGAGCAGGATGTTGGACTTCTCTTCAATACTTGGTATTGTATGAGTGTAAGGAATTAGAATGTTTACCTGAAGGAATGCAGTATCTGAAGTCACTTCGGACACTTGTTCTGTGTTTTTGTACTAAACTTGTCTCATTGCCACGGAGCCTGAAATTCCTAACCAAGTTAGAACACCTTGCAATAGGTTGTTGCGttcaaatcaatttgaaaatggaaGCAGAAGAGGAAGAAGACAAAGACCTTCAGTTGAGCCTTAAAACTCTCTCACTCGATAACTTATATGCCTTAACAGATTTGCCACGATTGCTTCTTCAAGGATCTTCTTCCACTTTGCAGCAATTACGAGTTATGCGTTGTCCAAAGTTGTCCATTCTACCAGCATGGCTACTGAATCTCACTTCTCTTCATAAACTTGAGATTGAGGATTGCGGAAATTTGTCAGCTCTACCGGAGGGAATAGACCGCCTCACCAACCTTAGAGAATTGACAATTGATGGATGTCCGGAGTTGAGCAAAAGATACAGAGAAAATGGGGGTGAAGATTGGCACAAAATTGCTCACATCCAAAAGGTTGATATTAAGGATTAAAATTGAGGTATGTGGTAAAATTGTATTTCCACTATCAG carries:
- the LOC107938805 gene encoding putative disease resistance protein RGA3 isoform X2 — translated: MILTLEVLQARLRSLLNDKKFLLVLDDVWNENQAKWVGLRNLLRSTDGFSPSKIIVTTRSLNVASIMSSIPPYILKGLPLEDCLTLFTKWAFNDGDQTHYSNLIRIGEEIVKKCKGVPLAVRTLGSLLFQKTDESDWIYIRDQTEIWRLEQHENDILPVLKLSYNHLPSHLQRCLAFLSLYRKDEMYYSDKVIRLWMANGLLEHPKQNQEWEDVGKRHLNELLSRCLIQKERDFGLYFTFKMHDLVHDLALDVSQKECKIVNSETETVDENVRHLLLCDDKLVKVPHVLEEMKNVRTIIIHDVLVESKTFHESVINLCVSNFKYLRALELWGSPSTALPNSIGTLKHLRDLDLGGCRSIRELPRSFDKLRSLQSLNLGYTGLQQLPDCVQRLIELRHLVITIKATHLKEIRAGCWTSLQYLVLYECKELECLPEGMQYLKSLRTLVLCFCTKLVSLPRSLKFLTKLEHLAIGCCVQINLKMEAEEEEDKDLHNYELCVVQSCPFYQHGY
- the LOC107938805 gene encoding putative disease resistance protein RGA4 isoform X1, with the translated sequence MILTLEVLQARLRSLLNDKKFLLVLDDVWNENQAKWVGLRNLLRSTDGFSPSKIIVTTRSLNVASIMSSIPPYILKGLPLEDCLTLFTKWAFNDGDQTHYSNLIRIGEEIVKKCKGVPLAVRTLGSLLFQKTDESDWIYIRDQTEIWRLEQHENDILPVLKLSYNHLPSHLQRCLAFLSLYRKDEMYYSDKVIRLWMANGLLEHPKQNQEWEDVGKRHLNELLSRCLIQKERDFGLYFTFKMHDLVHDLALDVSQKECKIVNSETETVDENVRHLLLCDDKLVKVPHVLEEMKNVRTIIIHDVLVESKTFHESVINLCVSNFKYLRALELWGSPSTALPNSIGTLKHLRDLDLGGCRSIRELPRSFDKLRSLQSLNLGYTGLQQLPDCVQRLIELRHLVITIKATHLKEIRAGCWTSLQYLVLYECKELECLPEGMQYLKSLRTLVLCFCTKLVSLPRSLKFLTKLEHLAIGCCVQINLKMEAEEEEDKDLQLSLKTLSLDNLYALTDLPRLLLQGSSSTLQQLRVMRCPKLSILPAWLLNLTSLHKLEIEDCGNLSALPEGIDRLTNLRELTIDGCPELSKRYRENGGEDWHKIAHIQKVDIKD